A stretch of the Parus major isolate Abel chromosome 15, Parus_major1.1, whole genome shotgun sequence genome encodes the following:
- the FAM222A gene encoding protein FAM222A: MLACLQRTQNPPAQHLPCPNKALEPRKCETAPMHSPRYPSPAELDAYAQKVANSPLTIKIFPTNIRVPQHKHLNRTVNGYDTTGQRYSPYPLHAGGYQGLLAIVKASSKSVVKNSEGKRTKLSPAQVGVAPYPASSTLAQGPSCAGQLSYHGGQKQLEGPVPPNVTVAASVLPLAGRSLALPPSNLPSIQSIIYQINQQCQAQGAQPGCPAVVAAHPSPAKHGAFGPGYGGTVLPECRKGAELALGSNPAAALGPKAGVYPEGMDYLVWQQKQQQQHLRMYSGGSGGGGALSKSPETCAGASRPYGLGGAADKVSSSPLNCMHGNFAVGQYFAPPWNSILVTPNSDCYNPPELGAGPRELGVPPAEGLPSKTLCNTSILSSSLQSLEYLINDIHPPCIKEQMLGKGYETVSVPRLLDHQHAHIRLPVYR, from the coding sequence GTGAGACGGCCCCCATGCATTCCCCGCGCTACCCCAGCCCCGCCGAGCTGGACGCCTACGCACAGAAGGTGGCCAACAGCCCGCTGACCATCAAGATCTTCCCCACCAACATCAGGGTCCCCCAGCACAAGCACCTTAACCGGACGGTGAACGGCTATGACACCACGGGGCAGAGGTACAGCCCCTACCCCCTGCACGCCGGCGGCTACCAGGGGCTGCTGGCCATCGTCAAAGCCTCCAGCAAAAGCGTGGTGAAGAACTCGGAGGGGAAGCGGACTAAGCTCTCGCCTGCCCAGGTGGGCGTCGCTCCCTACCCCGCCTCAAGCACTTTAGCTCAAGGTCCCTCCTGCGCTGGGCAGCTGAGCTACCACGGCGGCCAGAAGCAGCTGGAGGGTCCCGTGCCCCCCAATGTGACGGTGGCGGCCTCGGTGCTGCCTCTGGCGGGAAGGAGCCTGGCCCTGCCGCCCTCCAACCTGCCCTCCATCCAGAGCATCATCTACCAGATCaatcagcagtgccaggctcagGGTGCCCAGCCCGGCTGCCCGGCCGTCGTGGCCGCCCACCCCAGCCCGGCCAAGCACGGCGCCTTCGGCCCCGGCTACGGCGGCACCGTCCTGCCCGAGTGCCGCAAGGGCGCCGAGCTGGCGCTGGGCTCCAACCCGGCCGCCGCCCTGGGACCCAAGGCGGGCGTTTACCCCGAGGGCATGGACTACCTGGtgtggcagcagaagcagcagcagcagcacctgcgAATGTACAGCgggggcagcggcggcggggggGCCCTCAGCAAATCCCCCGAGACGTGCGCGGGTGCCTCGCGGCCGTACGGCCTGGGCGGCGCCGCTGACAAGGTGAGCTCGTCGCCCTTGAACTGCATGCACGGCAACTTCGCCGTGGGGCAGTACTTCGCTCCCCCCTGGAACAGCATCCTGGTGACCCCCAACAGCGACTGTTACAACCCACCGGAGCTGGGGGCCGGGCCCCGCGAGCTGGGGGTGCCCCCGGCCGAGGGGCTGCCCAGCAAGACCCTCTGCAATACCTccatcctcagcagcagcctccagtCCCTGGAGTATCTCATCAACGACATCCACCCGCCCTGCATCAAGGAGCAGATGCTGGGCAAGGGCTACGAGACCGTGTCTGTGCCAAGGCTCTTGGACCACCAGCACGCCCACATCCGCCTGCCCGTCTACAGATAA